A window of Anas acuta chromosome 5, bAnaAcu1.1, whole genome shotgun sequence genomic DNA:
GATTCTGGGGGCAGCTAGCTTGACCCACGTGCAGAGGTTTCTCTAGGGTTGTACATTCAAGGGAATTAAAAGACTGAGTGCTGGGACATCAAATATTTGCATTGATAAAACTGACCTCTTTGGAGGTGCTGAACAATCACTGTTCTGCTGGCTTCTGGAAGCCGTCACCTTCTCATCCCACTTTCAGAAATACTTGCCTTTAAATTGCAGATAATGAAGGTTTTTAAAGTGTCCTATCCCTTGCCCCTTTTCCTATCTCTACTCCCACTCTTTTTCCCACTGtgactgcctgctgctggggctctggtATCTGGGGCTgttcctgccccagcctgggctCACGTTGCTCCTGGATCACTCGTGCCATGGAGGTGTCCCCAGGAGCACCTCCACCACAGGATGCCTCCATCCTGAACACCCCAGGGCTGATAATGGGGGTGCAGAGATCACCCTGCTCCCTCACAGCTCCTTCTATCTCAGCTTTGTAGGCAGAAAGAAACCCAAACCTCCTGCTTCTCCATATTTCAGGCTTGGCAGCATGGAGCCACCGGAGAAGCAGCACAAGGACCTTGTGGCCGTCATGCTGGAGGGCAGAAAGTGCCCCCTGAAGAAGAAGGGCGTCACAGGTGAGTGGGTGCCTGCCTCCAGCGACTTCTCAGCTGGGTGAGGAGTTTTTCAGCAGTCTGTGctcatcccttccctccccaggccGAATCATGGAGCACCTCCAGAGGACCTTGCAGAGGCCCATCTCCTGGCGGCTGTCTTCTCCCGTGGCTCTCCCGCGGTGCTGCACAGGTGGGTGAGGCTGCCAAGGGGCTTCACCACTGCTggtttttctaaaaatgtgttttctttgctcaCGTGgtacttggggaaaaaataaaaagcaccaaacaataacaaaaccatgtgtaaaaaaacaacagtgggGTTGAAGTGGATAATTTCTAAAGGATCATAACTGATGTGGCCACTGGTTTGCCTGGCAGTTGCTAACCTTGGGGAGGGAAGTGCTTTGCACTTTATTGCCTTTGTTTTTGATCTCAGTTGCCACTTCAcattatgttattattttaacaaagtATTCTTGCTGCAGCCTCATTTTGGCATGGAGAGCCTGAAAGCCATTTCGGGTGTGGAGGCATGCTGAAACCTTACTCATTTAATCACACGGAGGTCTCAGTCTGCTCTCCAGACATGTCCTGGCTCCTGCTCTGGTCTCTAGCAGGCTCTGAGGTCGTGCAGACACAGGGACACCGTGCCCAGGTGTCAGGTCACTGCAGTAATTCTACCCTGGGGCAGGCTCGGTGGGAATGCCAGATGGATCACCTCCTGGGTACATCAGTGCTGGTCCGAGGGGTTAGCTGTTGGCTTTTCCAAGGGCAGGGGCTAAGGCACCTTCTGCCGAAGTGCACGTGATGGCAGTGGGAAAAGCTCCAGCATGGAGTGAGCCCTGAGCTCAGGGCCCCTCACCTTGGCTCTCGATGTGTCCTCTCCATCGCTGGAGGCAGGTTCAGAGggcagatgctgctgctcatGAAAGCCCTTGTGTTGACTTGTTCTGTTCCTCCAGGCTCTTGCCCAAACCTGATGAGGAGTAGCAGTGAGGCACGAGGAGAGAAGCCCGGGGAGGTGGTGTCTGCAGCCCCGCAGCCTGGCAGGACGTCCTGGTCACCCCGCTGGTCACTGTCAGCAGGAAGGGATGGCCCCAACAACATGGCACACCAGGGCTGGCAGAGTGGTCTGGGGGTCCAGGTGGGTACATGCTGCACACCCGTACCTCTGTGCAGGGCAATGGGCTGGGTGTTTGGGTACTGGGGATGTGCAAGGCCCTTGGGGCTCTAGTGTCTGTGGGTGGGTTGGGGTCCCAATGCCTGCTCACGTCTCCTTGCCCAAGCAGCTGAGTTATGTTTCTGTGTTCTCACCGGTCCTTCCCTGTCCTGCAGGTGGAGGAGGCTGACAGCGGAGGACCAGCCCACAGTGTGGGCTCCCCAGTGCTGGCATCCCTTCCTTGTGCCCTCAGACCCagtccctcccctcctcctctcctgcctcatCCATCACCCTCCCCTCCCGAGGCCAAGCTTGCCAGCCTCTTCCCCCTCTTCTCACCGCTGTCACAGGGCTCCGGGCCTGGCTCCATCCCTCTGCCCTGCGCTGGCCCCAAGAAACCTCACAGAGGGAGCTGGAAGAAGAAGAACCCGCATCCCGAAGAGCACCCTGGCCCCAGCCCAGAGGAGCCTGCACATTTCCCCTTCGCAGGACCCATCATTGCCCGGATAACCGACTGCATCTACCTGGGGAACCTCAACGCTGCCTACAGCGGGCGGGTGCTGTGCATGAATGGCATTGACAGCATCATCGACGTGAGCTCCCTGCCCAGGGACCGCAGCCTGAGCATCATCCCCTGCACCTGCGGCCGGGCAGGCTTCAGGCACAGCTGGCCGCGGCTCAGGGTTGACATCAGGGCTTCCCTGCACGGAGGTCATCACGAAATAGGGCAGCCCTGCTTCCTGGACATCAACGAGTGCATCGAAGCCTCGGTGGAGAAAGGGAAGCGTGTCCTCATCCACTGCAGGGATGGTTACTCTTTAGGTCCTACTTGTGTCATCCAGTACCTGATGGTCAAGCACAGCATGGGACTGCTGGCA
This region includes:
- the LOC137857205 gene encoding uncharacterized protein isoform X1; protein product: MARCPPARPVSPAQVMFLGGLSVEMSLRRRVPWWKAQWGALLGERETNLSLCLCWIPVSASRGQGRLGSMEPPEKQHKDLVAVMLEGRKCPLKKKGVTGRIMEHLQRTLQRPISWRLSSPVALPRCCTGSCPNLMRSSSEARGEKPGEVVSAAPQPGRTSWSPRWSLSAGRDGPNNMAHQGWQSGLGVQVEEADSGGPAHSVGSPVLASLPCALRPSPSPPPLLPHPSPSPPEAKLASLFPLFSPLSQGSGPGSIPLPCAGPKKPHRGSWKKKNPHPEEHPGPSPEEPAHFPFAGPIIARITDCIYLGNLNAAYSGRVLCMNGIDSIIDVSSLPRDRSLSIIPCTCGRAGFRHSWPRLRVDIRASLHGGHHEIGQPCFLDINECIEASVEKGKRVLIHCRDGYSLGPTCVIQYLMVKHSMGLLAAYGFVRARYPLNIQECHQDLLVALEMSLQPGTASLACLKHSLSRKMAWS
- the LOC137857205 gene encoding uncharacterized protein isoform X2; the encoded protein is MLPETTSPRLPRCCCSLGCETGVPAPQALASCPCPRLGSMEPPEKQHKDLVAVMLEGRKCPLKKKGVTGRIMEHLQRTLQRPISWRLSSPVALPRCCTGSCPNLMRSSSEARGEKPGEVVSAAPQPGRTSWSPRWSLSAGRDGPNNMAHQGWQSGLGVQVEEADSGGPAHSVGSPVLASLPCALRPSPSPPPLLPHPSPSPPEAKLASLFPLFSPLSQGSGPGSIPLPCAGPKKPHRGSWKKKNPHPEEHPGPSPEEPAHFPFAGPIIARITDCIYLGNLNAAYSGRVLCMNGIDSIIDVSSLPRDRSLSIIPCTCGRAGFRHSWPRLRVDIRASLHGGHHEIGQPCFLDINECIEASVEKGKRVLIHCRDGYSLGPTCVIQYLMVKHSMGLLAAYGFVRARYPLNIQECHQDLLVALEMSLQPGTASLACLKHSLSRKMAWS
- the LOC137857205 gene encoding uncharacterized protein isoform X3 encodes the protein MEPPEKQHKDLVAVMLEGRKCPLKKKGVTGRIMEHLQRTLQRPISWRLSSPVALPRCCTGSCPNLMRSSSEARGEKPGEVVSAAPQPGRTSWSPRWSLSAGRDGPNNMAHQGWQSGLGVQVEEADSGGPAHSVGSPVLASLPCALRPSPSPPPLLPHPSPSPPEAKLASLFPLFSPLSQGSGPGSIPLPCAGPKKPHRGSWKKKNPHPEEHPGPSPEEPAHFPFAGPIIARITDCIYLGNLNAAYSGRVLCMNGIDSIIDVSSLPRDRSLSIIPCTCGRAGFRHSWPRLRVDIRASLHGGHHEIGQPCFLDINECIEASVEKGKRVLIHCRDGYSLGPTCVIQYLMVKHSMGLLAAYGFVRARYPLNIQECHQDLLVALEMSLQPGTASLACLKHSLSRKMAWS